A stretch of the Macaca mulatta isolate MMU2019108-1 chromosome 16, T2T-MMU8v2.0, whole genome shotgun sequence genome encodes the following:
- the ABHD15 gene encoding protein ABHD15 isoform X2, whose product MPPWGAAFALILAVLALLRLLSPRLRGPWGRAVGEGTLPGAQDRDDEEADGGAPGDQFSDRSEPLPGGCSLVCKPSALAQCLLRALRRSAALEPGPRSWLSGPHLQTLCHFVLPVAPGPELAREYLQLADDGLVALDWVVGPCVRGRRITSAGGLPAVLLVIPNAWGRLTRNVLGLCLLALERGYYPVIFHRRGHHGCPLVSPRLQPFGDPSDLKEAVTYIRFRHPAAPLFAVSEGSGSALLLSYLGECGSSSYVTGAACISPVLRCREWFETGLPWPYERGFLIHQKIALSRYATALEDTVDTSRLFRSRSLREFEEALFCHTKSFPISWDTYWDRNDPLRDVDEAAVPVLCICSADDPVCGPPDHTLTTELFHSNPYFFLLLSRHGGHCGFLRQEPLPAWSHEVILESFRALTEFFRMEERMKGLSRHRASFLGGRRRGGALQRREVASSSNLEEIFSWKRSYTR is encoded by the exons ATGCCGCCATGGGGCGCCGCCTTCGCGCTCATCTTGGCCGTGCTCGCCCTGCTCCGCCTGCTCAGCCCGCGGCTCCGGGGACCCTGGGGGCGCGCCGTCGGAGAGGGGACCCTGCCGGGGGCCCAAGACCGAGACGACGAGGAGGCGGACGGCGGAGCCCCCGGGGACCAGTTCAGCGACAGGAGCGAGCCACTGCCGGGCGGGTGCAGCCTTGTCTGCAAGCCGTCGGCCCTGGCCCAGTGCCTGCTGCGCGCGCTGCGGCGCTCGGCGGCACTGGAGCCCGGCCCGCGCTCCTGGCTCTCCGGGCCCCACCTGCAGACCCTCTGCCACTTCGTCCTGCCCGTGGCGCCTGGGCCTGAGCTGGCCCGGGAGTACCTACAGTTGGCGGACGATGGGCTGGTGGCCCTGGACTGGGTGGTGGGACCTTGTGTTAGGGGCCGCCGGATCACCAGCGCCGGGGGCCTTCCTGCGGTGCTTCTGGTGATCCCCAATGCGTGGGGTCGCCTCACCCGCAACGTGCTCGGCCTCTGCTTGCTCGCCCTGGAGCGCGGCTACTACCCGGTCATCTTCCATCGTCGCGGCCACCACGGCTGCCCACTGGTCAGCCCCCGGCTGCAGCCTTTCGGGGACCCGTCCGACCTCAAGGAGGCGGTCACATACATCCGCTTCCGACACCCGGCGGCGCCGCTGTTCGCGGTGAGTGAAGGCTCGGGCTCGGCGCTGCTACTGTCCTACCTGGGCGAGTGCGGCTCCTCCAGCTACGTGACAGGCGCTGCCTGCATCTCACCCGTGCTGCGCTGCCGCGAGTGGTTCGAGACTGGCCTACCCTGGCCCTACGAGCGGGGCTTTCTGATCCACCAGAAGATCGCCCTCAGCAG GTATGCCACAGCCCTGGAGGACACTGTGGACACCAGCAGACTGTTCAGGAGCCGTTCCCTTCGAGAGTTTGAGGAGGCTCTCTTCTGCCACACCAAAAGCTTCCCCATCAGCTGGGATACCTACTGGGACCGCAACGACCCCCTCCGGGATGTGGACGAGGCGGCCGTGCCTGTGCTATGTATCTGCAGTGCTGACGACCCCGTGTGTGGACCCCCAGACCACACTCTGACCACTGAACTCTTCCACAGCAACCCCTACTTCTTCCTCCTGCTCAGCCGCCACGGAGGCCACTGTGGCTTCCTGCGCCAGGAGCCCTTGCCAGCCTGGAGCCACGAGGTCATCCTGGAGTCCTTCCGGGCCTTGACTGAGTTCTTCCGAATGGAGGAGAGGATGAAAGGGCTGAGCAGGCACAGAGCTTCCTTCCTTGGGGGCCGTCGTCGCGGGGGAGCCTTGCAGAGGCGAGAGGTCGCTTCCTCTTCCAACCTGGAGGAGATCTTTAGCTGGAAGCGATCATACACAAGATGA
- the ABHD15 gene encoding protein ABHD15 isoform X1 has translation MAVGSPGLGLQSSHVSMANTALPGSCPPHSLPAAGAPSLPGGSGSSHPLLPLVAIAVQRARAEVGAGRGQPGPNWLPLPGHGQSRARPRGRALGSRRRRVEPRAKRGARGVDGPAARRPPPAARRPPPAARRGSLASPCRHGAPPSRSSWPCSPCSACSARAPGDQFSDRSEPLPGGCSLVCKPSALAQCLLRALRRSAALEPGPRSWLSGPHLQTLCHFVLPVAPGPELAREYLQLADDGLVALDWVVGPCVRGRRITSAGGLPAVLLVIPNAWGRLTRNVLGLCLLALERGYYPVIFHRRGHHGCPLVSPRLQPFGDPSDLKEAVTYIRFRHPAAPLFAVSEGSGSALLLSYLGECGSSSYVTGAACISPVLRCREWFETGLPWPYERGFLIHQKIALSRYATALEDTVDTSRLFRSRSLREFEEALFCHTKSFPISWDTYWDRNDPLRDVDEAAVPVLCICSADDPVCGPPDHTLTTELFHSNPYFFLLLSRHGGHCGFLRQEPLPAWSHEVILESFRALTEFFRMEERMKGLSRHRASFLGGRRRGGALQRREVASSSNLEEIFSWKRSYTR, from the exons ATGGCAGTCGGGTCCCCAGGCCTCGGCCTCCAGTCCTCCCACGTTTCTATGGCCAACACCGCTCTCCCCGGCTCgtgccctccccactcccttccgGCTGCCGGCGCGCCCTCCCTCCCTGGTGGCAGCGGCTCCTCTCACCCTCTGCTCCCACTTGTTGCAATTGCTGTACAAAGGGCCCGGGCAGAGGTGGGGGCCGGGCGAGGGCAGCCGGGCCCGAACTGGCTGCCTCTGCCGGGCCACGGCCAATCCAGAGCGCGCCCGCGCGGGAGGGCCCTGGGCAGCCGCCGCCGGCGGGTGGAGCCGCGGGCAAAGCGCGGAGCTCGTGGAGTAGACGGCCctgccgcccgccgcccgccgcccgccgcccgccgcccgccgcccgccgcccgccgggGCTCTCTGGCTTCGCCATGCCGCCATGGGGCGCCGCCTTCGCGCTCATCTTGGCCGTGCTCGCCCTGCTCCGCCTGCTCAGCCCGCG CCCCCGGGGACCAGTTCAGCGACAGGAGCGAGCCACTGCCGGGCGGGTGCAGCCTTGTCTGCAAGCCGTCGGCCCTGGCCCAGTGCCTGCTGCGCGCGCTGCGGCGCTCGGCGGCACTGGAGCCCGGCCCGCGCTCCTGGCTCTCCGGGCCCCACCTGCAGACCCTCTGCCACTTCGTCCTGCCCGTGGCGCCTGGGCCTGAGCTGGCCCGGGAGTACCTACAGTTGGCGGACGATGGGCTGGTGGCCCTGGACTGGGTGGTGGGACCTTGTGTTAGGGGCCGCCGGATCACCAGCGCCGGGGGCCTTCCTGCGGTGCTTCTGGTGATCCCCAATGCGTGGGGTCGCCTCACCCGCAACGTGCTCGGCCTCTGCTTGCTCGCCCTGGAGCGCGGCTACTACCCGGTCATCTTCCATCGTCGCGGCCACCACGGCTGCCCACTGGTCAGCCCCCGGCTGCAGCCTTTCGGGGACCCGTCCGACCTCAAGGAGGCGGTCACATACATCCGCTTCCGACACCCGGCGGCGCCGCTGTTCGCGGTGAGTGAAGGCTCGGGCTCGGCGCTGCTACTGTCCTACCTGGGCGAGTGCGGCTCCTCCAGCTACGTGACAGGCGCTGCCTGCATCTCACCCGTGCTGCGCTGCCGCGAGTGGTTCGAGACTGGCCTACCCTGGCCCTACGAGCGGGGCTTTCTGATCCACCAGAAGATCGCCCTCAGCAG GTATGCCACAGCCCTGGAGGACACTGTGGACACCAGCAGACTGTTCAGGAGCCGTTCCCTTCGAGAGTTTGAGGAGGCTCTCTTCTGCCACACCAAAAGCTTCCCCATCAGCTGGGATACCTACTGGGACCGCAACGACCCCCTCCGGGATGTGGACGAGGCGGCCGTGCCTGTGCTATGTATCTGCAGTGCTGACGACCCCGTGTGTGGACCCCCAGACCACACTCTGACCACTGAACTCTTCCACAGCAACCCCTACTTCTTCCTCCTGCTCAGCCGCCACGGAGGCCACTGTGGCTTCCTGCGCCAGGAGCCCTTGCCAGCCTGGAGCCACGAGGTCATCCTGGAGTCCTTCCGGGCCTTGACTGAGTTCTTCCGAATGGAGGAGAGGATGAAAGGGCTGAGCAGGCACAGAGCTTCCTTCCTTGGGGGCCGTCGTCGCGGGGGAGCCTTGCAGAGGCGAGAGGTCGCTTCCTCTTCCAACCTGGAGGAGATCTTTAGCTGGAAGCGATCATACACAAGATGA